A genome region from bacterium SCSIO 12844 includes the following:
- a CDS encoding HAD-IA family hydrolase yields the protein MLTTSLPLKNKIKGIFFDLDGTLEDTAGGILATVEYICNRFDIPYAGDDKLRPYAGEGLVYLMRLCQADLADEVLQQGFLSGLLYYRQEGHRYNRPFPGVEGLLSLLDQQGIIWGIVTNKVRSIIKPSLDNLPLLPLSELIICQDDLPRHKPDPLPLKEICYRSGITPEEALFVGDSLSDMKAAEAAGLYGIFVTYGYGKYNQLKASGIKSGTIDHLDELKIWLTSTS from the coding sequence ATGTTAACTACATCCTTGCCGTTAAAAAACAAAATTAAAGGCATTTTTTTTGACTTAGATGGTACATTAGAAGATACAGCTGGTGGTATTTTAGCAACGGTTGAATATATCTGTAATCGCTTTGATATTCCTTATGCCGGTGATGATAAATTGCGTCCTTATGCAGGTGAAGGTTTAGTTTACTTAATGCGTTTATGTCAGGCTGATTTGGCTGATGAAGTATTACAGCAAGGTTTTTTAAGTGGCTTATTATATTATCGTCAAGAAGGTCATCGTTATAACCGCCCATTTCCAGGTGTTGAGGGTTTATTATCATTATTAGATCAACAAGGTATAATTTGGGGCATTGTTACCAATAAAGTACGCTCTATTATTAAGCCATCATTAGATAATTTACCTTTACTGCCTTTAAGTGAATTAATTATTTGCCAAGATGATTTACCAAGACATAAGCCAGATCCTTTACCATTAAAAGAGATTTGTTATCGAAGTGGTATTACACCTGAAGAAGCATTATTTGTCGGTGATTCACTAAGCGATATGAAAGCTGCCGAAGCTGCAGGGTTATATGGTATTTTTGTTACTTATGGTTATGGTAAATATAATCAATTAAAGGCATCTGGGATAAAAAGTGGTACAATTGACCATTTGGATGAATTAAAAATATGGCTTACATCTACCAGTTAG
- a CDS encoding accessory factor UbiK family protein — MLDTKIFDEMAKKFTDSLPPALKSMQEEMEKNFKTILQSTFSKLDLVTKEEFDRQVKVLEKTRGKIDRLEKELDKLLKEKSATTKKSK, encoded by the coding sequence ATGCTAGATACAAAAATATTCGATGAAATGGCAAAAAAATTTACAGATTCTTTGCCACCAGCGCTTAAAAGTATGCAAGAAGAAATGGAAAAGAATTTTAAAACGATTTTGCAAAGTACATTCTCAAAGTTAGACTTAGTCACTAAAGAAGAGTTTGACCGTCAGGTTAAAGTATTAGAAAAAACACGTGGAAAAATTGATCGTTTAGAAAAAGAGTTAGATAAGTTACTAAAAGAAAAAAGTGCTACAACTAAAAAATCAAAATAA
- the atpE gene encoding F0F1 ATP synthase subunit C — protein MNLSQHAIDLLTQLNGLTAVAVALLIALPALGTAVGFGVLGGKYLEGVARQPELGGMLLVRMFIVAAFVDAFAAISIAMGFYLLFANPLASVILA, from the coding sequence ATGAACTTAAGTCAACACGCAATCGATTTGTTAACTCAATTAAATGGCTTAACTGCAGTAGCAGTTGCACTTTTAATTGCGTTGCCAGCACTTGGAACAGCTGTCGGTTTTGGTGTGCTAGGCGGTAAATATTTAGAAGGGGTTGCTCGTCAACCTGAATTAGGTGGTATGTTACTAGTTCGTATGTTTATTGTGGCTGCCTTCGTAGATGCATTTGCTGCAATCTCAATTGCGATGGGTTTCTACTTATTATTTGCAAATCCATTAGCTTCGGTTATTCTTGCTTGA
- the atpD gene encoding F0F1 ATP synthase subunit beta, with translation MTTGKVNQVIGAVIDVEFPRSEIPKVYDALVVDETGLTLEVQQQIGDGIVRTIAMGATDGLKRGLSVKNTGDPVKVPVGHETLGRIMDVLGNPIDEAGPINAQRRDPIHKKAPTFEDQALSSDILETGIKVVDLICPFAKGGKVGLFGGAGVGKTVTMMELINNIAKEHSGYSVFAGVGERTREGNDFYHEMKESNVLDKVSLVYGQMNEPPGNRLRVALTGLTIAESFRDENRDVLMFIDNIYRYTLAGTEVSALLGRMPSAVGYQPTLAEEMGVLQERITSTKTGSITSVQAVYVPADDLTDPSPATTFSHLDSTIVLSRQIAELGIYPAVDPLDSTSRQLDPLVVGQEHYDVARSVQQTLQRYQELKDIIAILGMDELSEDDKLIVTRARKVQRFLSQPFFVAEVFTGNPGAYVPLKETIRGFKAIVEGEYDHLPEQAFYMVGTIDEAIEKAKSL, from the coding sequence ATGACAACAGGTAAAGTAAATCAAGTTATCGGTGCGGTAATTGATGTTGAATTTCCTAGGAGTGAAATTCCTAAAGTGTATGATGCATTAGTGGTAGATGAAACAGGGCTTACACTTGAAGTGCAACAGCAAATTGGTGATGGTATTGTTAGAACGATTGCTATGGGTGCAACCGATGGCCTTAAACGTGGGTTAAGTGTTAAAAATACAGGTGATCCAGTTAAAGTTCCTGTTGGCCATGAAACTTTAGGTCGTATTATGGATGTTTTGGGAAATCCGATTGATGAGGCAGGCCCTATCAATGCTCAAAGACGTGATCCAATTCATAAGAAAGCACCAACATTTGAAGATCAGGCATTAAGTTCTGATATTTTAGAGACAGGGATTAAAGTTGTTGACTTAATCTGTCCGTTTGCTAAAGGTGGTAAAGTTGGTCTTTTTGGTGGTGCTGGCGTTGGTAAGACAGTAACGATGATGGAGCTTATTAATAACATTGCAAAAGAGCATAGTGGTTACTCTGTTTTTGCTGGTGTTGGTGAGCGTACACGTGAAGGGAATGACTTCTACCATGAGATGAAAGAATCCAATGTATTAGATAAAGTATCTTTAGTTTATGGGCAAATGAATGAGCCTCCAGGTAACCGTCTACGTGTTGCATTGACAGGTTTGACGATTGCTGAGAGTTTCCGTGATGAAAATCGTGATGTATTAATGTTTATCGATAATATTTATCGTTATACTTTGGCGGGTACTGAAGTATCAGCACTTTTAGGTCGTATGCCATCAGCAGTAGGTTATCAGCCAACATTAGCTGAAGAAATGGGTGTATTACAAGAGCGTATTACTTCAACAAAAACAGGCTCAATTACCTCTGTGCAAGCTGTTTATGTGCCTGCAGATGACTTAACAGATCCATCACCTGCAACGACTTTCTCTCATTTGGACTCTACGATTGTATTATCACGCCAAATTGCAGAATTAGGTATTTATCCAGCGGTTGACCCACTAGATTCAACTTCGCGTCAGCTTGATCCATTGGTCGTTGGTCAGGAGCATTATGATGTTGCTCGTAGTGTTCAGCAAACACTGCAACGTTATCAAGAACTAAAAGATATTATTGCTATTTTAGGTATGGATGAGTTATCAGAAGATGATAAGTTGATTGTAACTCGTGCTCGTAAAGTACAACGCTTTTTATCTCAACCGTTCTTTGTTGCTGAGGTATTTACTGGTAACCCTGGTGCTTATGTACCATTAAAAGAAACCATTCGTGGCTTTAAAGCGATTGTTGAAGGTGAATATGATCATTTGCCTGAGCAAGCATTTTATATGGTCGGTACCATTGATGAAGCGATTGAAAAAGCTAAATCTTTATAA
- a CDS encoding ATP synthase subunit I translates to MKRLQIKPFLLFQFALLVVGSLIAFAFSYQSFISFFLGAVILFVGNMLMLLRFFLKPILFTAPNEVLLLFLGEFLKLLVIAVGSVLVAMYIKVSFGVYLIGLILLQAAMWMMPLFIK, encoded by the coding sequence ATGAAAAGACTTCAGATAAAGCCTTTTTTATTATTTCAGTTTGCTTTGCTTGTTGTTGGCTCTTTAATCGCGTTTGCTTTTTCATATCAGTCTTTTATTTCCTTTTTTTTAGGTGCAGTTATTCTATTTGTCGGTAATATGCTAATGCTATTGAGATTCTTTTTAAAACCGATATTGTTCACAGCACCAAATGAAGTCTTATTATTGTTTTTAGGCGAATTTTTAAAGTTATTAGTCATCGCAGTCGGTAGCGTGTTAGTCGCAATGTACATTAAAGTTAGTTTTGGTGTATACTTGATCGGATTAATTTTACTGCAGGCAGCTATGTGGATGATGCCTTTATTTATAAAGTAA
- the atpA gene encoding F0F1 ATP synthase subunit alpha: MTLSAAEISTLIKEKIEGFQAKAETLAEGTIVSVSDGIIRIHGLEDVAYGEMIKLPGDVYGLALNLEQDSVGAVVLGEYLHLEEGQKVYCTGRILEVPVGPNLLGRVVDALGNPIDGKGEITCNETSPVEKVAPGVIWRQSVDQPVQTGMKSIDSMVPIGRGQRELIIGDRQTGKTAVAIDTIINQKGTGIKCIYVAIGQKASSVASVVRKLEEYGAMEHTIIVAANAADSAALQFLAPYAGCSMGEYFRDHGQDALIIFDDLTKHAWAYRQISLLLRRPPGREAYPGDVFYLHSRLLERAARVNAEYVEAFTKGEVKGKTGSLTALPIIETQAGDISAFIPTNVISITDGQIFLESSLFNAGIRPAINAGNSVSRVGGAAQTKIIKKLGGGVRLTLAQFRELEAFAQFASDLDETTRAQLERGQRVTELMKQKQYQPLSIAEMALSLFAVEKGYLDDVALDEIGRFEHALHEYAKAQYSELVNEINLTSDYNESIIERLNEVLTQFKQTQSW, translated from the coding sequence ATGACATTAAGTGCAGCAGAAATTAGTACTCTGATTAAAGAAAAAATAGAAGGCTTTCAAGCTAAAGCGGAAACATTAGCTGAAGGTACAATTGTTAGTGTCTCTGATGGTATTATTCGTATTCATGGCTTAGAAGATGTTGCTTATGGTGAGATGATTAAACTTCCAGGTGATGTCTATGGTTTGGCTTTAAACTTAGAGCAAGATTCAGTTGGTGCGGTTGTTCTAGGTGAATATCTTCATTTAGAAGAAGGACAAAAAGTTTACTGTACAGGCCGTATTTTAGAAGTTCCAGTTGGTCCTAACTTGCTAGGTCGAGTGGTTGATGCATTAGGAAATCCAATTGATGGGAAAGGTGAAATTACTTGTAATGAAACATCACCCGTTGAAAAGGTAGCTCCAGGTGTTATTTGGCGTCAATCAGTAGATCAACCAGTACAAACAGGAATGAAATCTATTGACTCAATGGTACCAATTGGCAGAGGTCAGCGTGAATTAATTATTGGTGACCGTCAAACAGGAAAAACTGCTGTTGCAATTGATACGATTATTAATCAAAAAGGCACTGGCATTAAATGTATTTATGTTGCCATTGGTCAGAAAGCTTCATCAGTAGCTAGCGTGGTAAGAAAGCTAGAAGAATACGGTGCTATGGAGCATACAATTATTGTTGCTGCCAATGCAGCAGATTCAGCAGCATTACAATTCTTAGCGCCATATGCTGGTTGCTCTATGGGTGAATATTTCCGTGATCATGGTCAAGATGCGTTAATTATTTTTGATGACTTGACAAAGCATGCTTGGGCTTATCGTCAAATTTCATTATTACTTCGTCGTCCACCAGGGCGTGAAGCGTATCCTGGGGATGTTTTCTATCTTCATTCTCGTTTACTTGAGCGTGCAGCTCGTGTTAATGCTGAGTATGTTGAAGCATTTACTAAAGGTGAAGTCAAAGGAAAAACTGGTTCATTGACTGCATTGCCAATTATTGAAACACAAGCAGGGGATATTTCAGCATTTATTCCAACAAATGTAATCTCTATTACAGATGGTCAGATCTTCCTGGAATCTAGTTTATTTAACGCAGGTATTCGACCTGCAATTAATGCTGGTAACTCAGTCTCTCGTGTTGGCGGAGCTGCCCAAACTAAGATTATTAAAAAACTTGGTGGTGGTGTACGTTTGACGCTAGCTCAATTTAGAGAGTTAGAAGCATTTGCGCAGTTTGCATCTGATTTAGATGAAACAACAAGAGCACAGTTAGAACGTGGTCAACGTGTCACAGAATTAATGAAGCAAAAACAGTATCAGCCATTATCTATTGCTGAGATGGCTTTATCGCTATTTGCTGTAGAAAAAGGCTATTTAGATGATGTTGCTTTAGATGAAATTGGTCGTTTTGAGCATGCTTTACATGAATATGCTAAAGCACAGTATTCTGAATTAGTTAATGAAATTAACTTAACAAGTGACTATAACGAATCAATTATTGAAAGATTAAATGAGGTTCTAACTCAATTTAAACAAACACAATCTTGGTAA
- the atpB gene encoding F0F1 ATP synthase subunit A: MSEITEDLTSSGYVKHHLQSWQIHFGDSKFWALDLDTMIVSILLGVLFLGAFYIVAKRATSDVPGRFQNFVELICEWIDNTVAESYHRPRGFVTPLAITIFVWVLLMNFMDLLPVDLVPWLISNISGIPYHETYFRIVPTANPSLTFALSISVFILVVFYNLKAKGIFGLGKEMLTSPFGPWLFPLNIAFRLIDELVKPLSLSLRLFGNLFAGELIFILIALLPWWIQWPLGGLWAIFHILVIVIQAFVFMMLTVVYLAMAQDEH, encoded by the coding sequence ATGAGTGAAATAACAGAAGATTTAACATCATCAGGTTATGTTAAACACCACTTACAATCTTGGCAAATTCATTTCGGTGATAGCAAGTTTTGGGCATTAGATTTAGATACGATGATTGTATCGATTCTTTTGGGTGTTTTATTTTTAGGTGCATTTTATATAGTTGCAAAAAGAGCAACATCAGATGTGCCTGGACGCTTTCAGAATTTTGTTGAATTAATTTGTGAATGGATAGATAACACAGTTGCTGAATCCTATCACAGACCCCGTGGTTTTGTAACACCGCTTGCAATTACAATTTTTGTTTGGGTGCTTTTGATGAACTTTATGGATTTATTACCTGTTGATCTAGTGCCGTGGCTTATTAGTAATATTAGTGGTATTCCATATCATGAAACTTATTTTAGAATTGTGCCGACAGCAAACCCATCATTAACTTTTGCTTTATCTATTAGTGTCTTTATTTTGGTTGTTTTTTATAACTTAAAAGCGAAAGGTATTTTTGGCTTAGGTAAAGAAATGTTAACAAGTCCATTTGGACCATGGTTATTTCCACTAAATATTGCATTTCGTTTAATTGATGAGTTGGTAAAACCATTATCATTGTCACTACGACTATTTGGTAACTTATTTGCAGGTGAATTAATTTTTATACTAATTGCCTTATTACCATGGTGGATACAATGGCCTTTAGGTGGCTTATGGGCAATATTTCATATTTTGGTTATTGTCATTCAAGCCTTTGTCTTTATGATGTTGACAGTGGTCTATTTGGCAATGGCACAAGATGAACATTAG
- a CDS encoding F0F1 ATP synthase subunit B, with translation MNINLTLIGQMITFAIFVAFTMKYVWPPLRVALHERKKKIVEGLAQSDRAAKELELAQRQAKEIINEAKAQSTVIIEQANERAHKMDEEAKEEARLAAERIKHAALSEINSEKLRVRDQLKHEVAQIAILGAEKVVGNQFDKAANDRALEKLMAEI, from the coding sequence ATGAATATTAACCTCACCCTGATTGGTCAGATGATTACTTTTGCAATTTTTGTTGCATTTACGATGAAGTATGTATGGCCGCCATTACGTGTAGCTTTACATGAACGTAAGAAAAAAATTGTAGAAGGCTTAGCTCAATCTGATCGTGCAGCGAAAGAATTAGAATTAGCACAGCGTCAGGCTAAAGAAATTATAAATGAGGCTAAAGCTCAATCGACTGTTATTATTGAGCAAGCAAATGAGCGTGCTCATAAGATGGATGAAGAAGCAAAAGAAGAAGCGCGACTAGCAGCTGAACGTATCAAGCATGCAGCATTATCTGAAATTAATTCAGAAAAGCTTCGTGTGCGTGATCAATTGAAGCATGAAGTTGCACAAATTGCTATTTTAGGTGCCGAAAAAGTTGTTGGTAATCAATTTGATAAAGCAGCAAATGATCGAGCATTGGAAAAATTAATGGCTGAGATTTAG
- a CDS encoding Fic family protein — MSNITNRDLIEFFEKNPKALVLLFWDGVKTVDSKLKTPSEIEKQEQGYFKALASAFLNRLGSNTELTSNEIKSLHKDCQNSVNGLNKNVGMGFTAGMQQFEAKISTLEQFKSHLDHHLMIKQQLDSKGSLNEEYKEDILNLHMQLYDKNFKRTVPINELVNTKLDNSDIERFNKITYINLYDNNSLVSELVNSILEQYHSNISASQTEDDKLTAIINMAQSLERLHPFTDANCRTLCMVLLNLELIKNGLLPSLQDNPNLFESLPATDLVNKIKEGQQRFQCLFNDELTIDQLEYRLENNQLEKISSSWLNDDLLDSEIVSQMIQLITDVGNDISHNTSDSDVFYNELNNQPKLLFMDSFCNFEDIEESLNQFSN, encoded by the coding sequence ATGTCAAATATTACAAATAGAGATTTAATTGAATTTTTTGAGAAAAATCCTAAGGCATTAGTTCTTTTATTTTGGGATGGTGTAAAAACAGTTGATTCAAAGTTAAAAACGCCATCAGAAATAGAAAAACAAGAACAAGGTTATTTTAAAGCATTAGCCAGTGCATTTTTAAATCGTTTGGGCTCAAATACAGAATTAACATCAAATGAGATTAAATCACTACATAAAGACTGTCAGAATAGTGTCAATGGATTGAATAAAAATGTGGGGATGGGCTTTACTGCAGGTATGCAACAATTTGAAGCTAAAATAAGTACCTTAGAACAATTTAAAAGTCACCTTGATCATCACCTAATGATTAAACAGCAATTAGATAGTAAGGGTAGCTTAAATGAAGAATATAAAGAAGATATACTTAATCTGCATATGCAGCTATATGATAAAAATTTCAAAAGAACAGTTCCTATAAATGAACTAGTGAATACAAAATTAGATAATAGTGATATTGAAAGATTTAATAAAATTACATATATAAATTTATATGATAATAACTCTCTTGTGTCTGAATTGGTTAATTCTATTTTAGAGCAGTACCATAGTAATATAAGTGCTAGTCAAACCGAAGATGATAAATTAACTGCTATTATCAATATGGCTCAATCTTTAGAACGATTGCATCCTTTTACTGATGCAAACTGTAGAACACTATGTATGGTACTTTTAAATTTAGAGTTAATAAAAAATGGATTACTGCCTAGCCTACAGGATAACCCAAATTTATTTGAATCATTGCCAGCTACAGACTTAGTGAATAAAATAAAGGAAGGCCAACAACGTTTTCAATGTTTGTTCAATGATGAATTAACAATTGATCAACTAGAGTATAGACTTGAAAATAATCAGCTTGAAAAAATATCTAGTAGTTGGCTAAATGATGATTTGCTTGATAGTGAGATAGTTTCACAAATGATACAGTTAATTACTGATGTTGGTAATGACATTAGTCATAATACTAGTGACTCTGATGTGTTTTATAATGAGCTAAATAATCAGCCTAAACTATTGTTTATGGATAGTTTTTGTAATTTTGAAGATATAGAAGAAAGCTTAAATCAATTTAGTAACTAA
- a CDS encoding F0F1 ATP synthase subunit epsilon, with protein sequence MSDEKQKTIAVSVVSPEGEVFSGKALSVVAKGADGELGVQYGHTQLLTSLPPGALRIQLENNDEKILFVEGGMLEVQPNQVIILADTVERPMDVNEQAAKEAKERAKALLAKSKHDKISFDKAQLELAEAEARLQVLALMRKVKSH encoded by the coding sequence ATGTCTGATGAAAAACAAAAAACAATTGCAGTTAGTGTTGTTTCTCCTGAAGGTGAAGTTTTTTCAGGTAAAGCATTATCGGTCGTTGCCAAAGGTGCTGATGGTGAACTAGGTGTTCAGTACGGCCATACGCAACTGTTGACATCACTGCCTCCAGGGGCATTACGTATCCAGCTTGAAAATAATGATGAGAAAATTCTTTTTGTAGAAGGTGGTATGTTAGAAGTTCAACCTAATCAGGTGATTATTTTAGCTGATACTGTTGAGCGACCAATGGATGTTAATGAACAAGCCGCTAAAGAAGCAAAAGAAAGAGCAAAAGCATTATTGGCTAAATCAAAGCATGATAAAATCTCTTTTGATAAAGCTCAATTAGAATTAGCAGAAGCTGAAGCAAGATTACAAGTACTTGCGTTAATGCGTAAAGTTAAATCACATTAG
- a CDS encoding P-II family nitrogen regulator, whose translation MKLITAIIRAHILDDVRDALTEFGVGGMTVTEVKGFGNQQGHTELYRGAEYAVDFLPKIKLEVAVVDEWLEDIIDMIIEHAQTGKIGDGKIFITQLEEVIRIRTQEVGKDAL comes from the coding sequence ATGAAATTAATTACTGCAATTATTAGAGCACATATATTAGACGATGTTAGAGATGCCTTAACTGAGTTTGGTGTTGGTGGCATGACTGTAACTGAAGTTAAAGGCTTTGGTAATCAGCAAGGGCATACTGAATTATATCGAGGTGCAGAATATGCTGTTGATTTTTTACCAAAAATAAAGCTTGAAGTTGCTGTAGTTGATGAGTGGCTAGAAGATATTATTGATATGATCATTGAACATGCACAAACTGGTAAAATTGGTGATGGTAAAATCTTTATTACACAATTAGAAGAAGTCATTCGCATTCGTACACAAGAAGTTGGTAAAGATGCTTTATAA
- a CDS encoding F0F1 ATP synthase subunit delta has translation MAELYHLARPYAKAAFEYADEKGVLKEWLSLFQLAEKAILCDEITQYLNHPEVSQIQIVQTVISILNIQDQAYINLLTVIAQNKRLALFGAISELYADFKAKKERSVYAVMTSAFDLSDQIVLAMKNKLEQKFNAEVKLETQIDPSLIGGAVIQVGDLVIDGSVLGNFRRLKQELLA, from the coding sequence ATGGCGGAACTTTACCATTTAGCTAGGCCGTATGCTAAAGCAGCATTTGAATATGCAGATGAAAAGGGTGTATTGAAAGAATGGTTATCATTATTTCAGTTAGCTGAGAAAGCAATTTTATGTGATGAAATTACTCAGTATTTAAATCACCCTGAAGTATCTCAAATTCAAATTGTTCAAACAGTAATTAGCATTTTAAATATACAGGATCAAGCATATATTAATTTATTAACTGTAATCGCTCAAAATAAACGCTTGGCTTTATTTGGTGCTATTAGTGAGCTGTATGCTGATTTTAAAGCAAAAAAAGAACGATCAGTTTATGCAGTGATGACCTCTGCTTTTGATCTGTCTGATCAAATTGTATTAGCAATGAAAAATAAACTTGAGCAAAAATTTAATGCTGAAGTTAAGCTTGAGACACAAATTGATCCAAGTTTGATTGGTGGCGCTGTAATACAAGTAGGTGATTTAGTAATTGATGGTTCCGTATTAGGTAATTTTCGACGTTTAAAACAAGAGCTTTTAGCTTAA
- the atpG gene encoding F0F1 ATP synthase subunit gamma, which produces MAVGREIRTKIKSVKNTQKITRAMELVAASKMRKARDRMEEARPYADYARSLIAHVAKAHLEYKHTYFNHREVKRVGFIIVSTERGLCGGLNINLFKQVLSAIKRYRDKNIEIDVCLIGAKAESFFKRLDLNIVSLVTKLGDKPGVKDLIGSVKVMLDAYDDGKIDQLLLFSNEFVNTISQKPRMVQLLPVVPDEQESLDYHWDYIYEPDAKELLEMLVVRYVESQVYRGVVENIGCEQASRMMAMKSATDNAGAVINELNLRYNKARQAAITQEISEIVSGAAAV; this is translated from the coding sequence ATGGCAGTCGGAAGAGAGATTAGAACTAAGATCAAAAGTGTTAAAAATACACAGAAGATCACACGTGCAATGGAATTAGTTGCTGCAAGTAAAATGCGTAAAGCACGTGATAGAATGGAAGAAGCAAGGCCTTATGCGGATTATGCAAGAAGTTTAATTGCACATGTCGCTAAAGCACACCTTGAATATAAGCATACTTATTTTAATCATCGAGAAGTCAAACGTGTTGGTTTTATCATTGTGTCAACTGAGCGAGGGCTTTGTGGTGGTTTAAATATTAATTTATTTAAACAAGTGTTAAGTGCAATTAAGCGTTATCGAGACAAAAATATTGAAATTGATGTCTGCTTAATTGGTGCAAAAGCAGAAAGTTTCTTTAAACGTCTTGATCTAAATATTGTATCTTTGGTGACAAAATTAGGTGATAAGCCAGGCGTTAAAGATTTAATTGGTTCAGTTAAAGTAATGCTAGATGCTTATGATGACGGTAAAATTGATCAGTTATTGTTATTCTCAAATGAGTTTGTTAATACGATTTCACAAAAACCACGTATGGTCCAATTATTGCCGGTTGTGCCTGATGAGCAGGAATCATTGGATTATCATTGGGATTATATTTATGAGCCCGATGCAAAAGAACTATTAGAGATGCTTGTTGTGCGTTATGTAGAGTCACAAGTTTATCGCGGTGTAGTAGAGAATATTGGTTGTGAGCAAGCATCAAGAATGATGGCAATGAAAAGTGCTACTGATAATGCAGGTGCGGTGATTAATGAATTAAATCTGCGTTATAACAAAGCAAGACAAGCGGCAATTACACAAGAAATATCAGAAATCGTCTCTGGTGCTGCAGCGGTTTAA